CTCTCAAGGTCATTTCCATTGTATTTTCTCGTTATTTGTCTGCCTATCTCATCTTACCTATTCAAACTTGAAACAGGCAGGCGGATGTCCTCCACATTAACAGAGAATATAAATACATCCCAGCGCATAAGCTGTGTTATGCATCCATCCGTAGATGGTTTCAATTATATATTCCGATATCCCTATACAGTACAATATGCATTCTGAGTAACACGGACGGCTACCTTGCATAGAGAAAGCCTTTCAACATCTGTAACTGTGTTTAACACTCAAACAGTGTCTACCCCTGAAAAATGAAAGATTGCGGCGTCTATCTTTGATACTCAACGTTGACTTTTCTGCAAACTCGGGTTCCACAGCGGCTTTGTCCCCTACAAATCTTGGCCCCTTCACGCTTTCCAATACATTTTGCCCCTAGTACACGACGTCATCTTGAGAGACATCATCACGGGACACACTTTATGAAAAGGTCAGCCACACTCATTACGTCCAGCTTTGCCACATGAGCACAACTTGCACGACAAGAGAGAAATCAAGTTGGAGGGTTGAACTCAATAATCAGGTTAAATGCGTTCTAAAATGTTGAGGCTCGTTGTGTTTCACGATACTCCTCGGCCTACGCTCTCGCTGTATCAGTCACCAACTCAATCAATAAAGTGCGTCATAAGAGTAATTTAATTGATTTCTCATAGATGCTTCCAAATGACCTCGTTGAACATGGTCAACCGAGCCAAGTGAACTTTCAGCTGTTCAATCATTCATCCATCCAAAAGTACATAAAAAGAAGTGAAGAATCTCAAACCACAATCCCCATCATAACTTGTTGTTTACTTCTTGCAAATGCCAAATGCGTTCTGGCAACCACACTCACACTGCTTGGCCTTGCGTCCACATTTGCCTCCGCGAGAGCAGCAGTCACCAAACTTGCTGCCCTCACAAGTTTGTCCAGTCTCACCGCCGCAGCGGCCGTCCTCAGAAACCTTGAGTCCAGAGCTTCCCTCTTGGGTAGGTTCGCTTGTCTGAACTGGCATGGGGTACTTGATAACAGGAGTGTCCTTGTACTTGGTGTTCTTCTCATACTTGTCCCACTTGCGGGTCGCTGTCTCTTGGGTAGCCTCAGTATTCTCAGCAGGCTTCGAGGCTTCAGTCGTAGCGGCGGCAGCCTGAGATGTCTTTGATGGAGCAGCGTAGGTCTCCTTGCTAGCAGGCTTGTcgttggagttggagttcTTGCCATCGGTGGCTAGATCACTACCCTCAAAGTCGCCATAGGGAGCAGGAATAGGACCAGGAGCCTCGGCAAAGTACTCCTTGCCAGTGAAGTTAGGAGGACCCTCAAAGTCCTTGGCTTTGCAAGCGGCGTTGATCTCCTTGCAGTAGTCATTCCAGGTGTCACAACCCTTACCGCCAGTAGGGGGAGCGTTGTCCCAGCAGTCACCAACAATATCCCAGCACTTCTTGGCCGCAGCCCAGCAGTTGTCTTGTCCGGAGTACTTCGCAAGAGGCTTGCCGCACCAGTTGGCGTTCTTGGCAAGGCAGTCCTTGGGGACAAGACCATCCTTCTGGGTCTGCTTGGTGCCAGTCTCTTTAGAGGTAGGGTTCCAAACCTCAGGTCCAGGAATAGGGTATTCACCCTTGTCGCTGTAGATGTTGTAGGTGACACCGGGgtccttcttgtcaacaTAGCCTGGAATGCTGACCTCGTACTTCTCAGGGATCTCAAGAGGACTTTCAGGACCATTTTCGATGAAGATCTGGGCACAGCTGTGGTAGAACTGAGGGTCACCTGAGGGAGCGTTGTGGAGGGCCAGGACCTCGGGGCGGACGAGGTAGTAACCGGCAGGGAGACCAGTGGGGAGGTCAACTGAAAGAAGACCACCGTTGGATCGGAGAGTGTCGGTACACCACTTGTCCTCCTTGACGTTGTAGCCATCTTCCCAGACCTTGAACCAACCgtcaccagcagcagagtCCGAGTTCATATCATCGACCTTCTTCATGTAGACGGAGCAAGGGCCTTTGTGGCCTTCGGCAATGGCACCAGGGTGGGAGTAGCTGGGGGATTCACGGAATTGGAAGGTCAGTTGAGCACCGCCGGGAGCCGGGCAGGTGAACTTGACTGGCTTGTCACCATTTTCACCTGTGTTTCTCATCAGTTACTGTCTCTAAGTTAAGGTCACCGTAAAGATCTACTTACCGCAGGCCATGACACCTCCAGTAATGGGGTAGATGGGGCTGTTGGCCTTGGAGGCATCCTTAGGCTGACGAACACAGGTACCGTCGCCCTGGTTCTCACCATCGATGAAAAGAGTAGTGAAGAGGGTGTGGGCATTCGCAGCAGTAGTGAGGCCGAGAACAGTAGCAAGAAGCTTCATGTTGGATAGTTCAAAAGAAAATCGTTTCGAAAAACACAGATGAAGGAGAGCAGAAAGCCAGTTCTGCTATAAAAACCGCTAGGGTTGAAGTCGTTGATTGAT
This genomic stretch from Fusarium oxysporum f. sp. lycopersici 4287 chromosome 2, whole genome shotgun sequence harbors:
- a CDS encoding murein transglycosylase, with translation MKLLATVLGLTTAANAHTLFTTLFIDGENQGDGTCVRQPKDASKANSPIYPITGGVMACGENGDKPVKFTCPAPGGAQLTFQFRESPSYSHPGAIAEGHKGPCSVYMKKVDDMNSDSAAGDGWFKVWEDGYNVKEDKWCTDTLRSNGGLLSVDLPTGLPAGYYLVRPEVLALHNAPSGDPQFYHSCAQIFIENGPESPLEIPEKYEVSIPGYVDKKDPGVTYNIYSDKGEYPIPGPEVWNPTSKETGTKQTQKDGLVPKDCLAKNANWCGKPLAKYSGQDNCWAAAKKCWDIVGDCWDNAPPTGGKGCDTWNDYCKEINAACKAKDFEGPPNFTGKEYFAEAPGPIPAPYGDFEGSDLATDGKNSNSNDKPASKETYAAPSKTSQAAAATTEASKPAENTEATQETATRKWDKYEKNTKYKDTPVIKYPMPVQTSEPTQEGSSGLKVSEDGRCGGETGQTCEGSKFGDCCSRGGKCGRKAKQCECGCQNAFGICKK